ACTAGTGAGCGAGCTGGCTAGCTGGGAGAAGTTGTTAGCTAGCCTTAAGTTAGCTAGCCAGCTAATCCACTGCCAAAAACTGCCCATTCAAGTAACAAGGATAATGTTGCCGTACCTTTAAATTTGAGATCAGTCGATGGATCAAGAATTAAGATCTGCTCCGATTTGGACATGTCTGCTGTCAAGTATTAGCTACAGATTGCCGAGCCGAGTAAACGTATTCGCCAAAAGCGCACCGACTTTCACCAGGCCAGGGGACGAGCACACGAGTACAGTTTCGGCGGCGCGCATCAATATGCACGTCACCGTCGAAAAGAGCCCAGGTAAAAGTGTAATTTAGTGATTACAAAATCATCAGATGAAGAAATGTGATGCTTAATCTCACTTAAATCGATGAATCCATGTGCATGAAGCCTGAAGGACATCGATTTTTTTGATGCCATGCATGTCAGCTGTTGTGAGTATTTTACATAACAACAATTTAATGCAAAGTGGTGAAATCCCATCTCGATCACTGCAGTGCTTGCCTTGGACATTTGTGACATTTCTTTTGATGTGGTGTTAACCTCAGGTGTGATTATTCAGTGGActgttatgtgtgcatttagcgTGTCATTCCAACATTCATGTGCTAAAATATTATTTAAACCTGTAACCTTAATGTCATGTTGAAGTTTGAGAAATATTTATTTTGGATTCCTTTCCGGTGTGTCATTTACTACGCTTTCCTCTAGGTGGTGTAGTTTTTTCCACTGTACACTTAAATCTCCGTGCCTGTCATGCGAGCTTGCTAGGTAAACTCTGCTCTTTGCCTCTTCCAGTTGTTGCCTCATCTGTAGAGACCACTTTAAATGTAGGACCAGGACAAGATGGCGGGTACGTACATACTGTTAACAGAAGCCAGAGCAGAACGGACTTGAAACTCAGTGTTTACGGACTCTATTAGCTATCGGTTTGAAGCGGTAGCTAGTCGAAACAATGAATAGTTACGACTGATTACTTGTGGGTCTCTTTGTTTTCAGATTTATCTTTGCTCCAAGAGGATTCCCAAGAGGAGTTAGACGGATGTAAGTTTACTCCTGTGTTTTGTCAATGTGGAAGTCCGGGGCAGCTAGTAGAGGCCAGCAGTAACGTTTCTAACGTTGGTGGATGCCTCTTGTCTGTTTTTGTACTCTTGGGTGTGAGGCCTTGAGTTCATATACCGTTAACGCGTCACTCTCCCGCTCATTTCACATCTCCTGTGCTTCGTGTTAGATTAAACTAATCATACCGATGGTAGATAATTCGAAATCTGGTGCTGCTATgtcacaccacgcacacacagaagttTGGTTGCTAGTGTTAGCAGGCGTTACATGCTAGCACATAGCCCTCTCCCAGTCGgggttggctagttagctagctagcatggAACCCCGTTAACGTCGGCAAGGTCTTTTTCTTGAAATTGGCAAGCTAGTGAGCAGGAGCTTTCCGAAAGAACACAGTGCATCGGGGCATGGTGAGCTGAACATTAACTCAAGCCTATATTTTGTGTTATTAATTTGACAATTGCCGATAGATCGTGTTTAGGTTAACTAACCAACCAACTTATCTACTTGAATGTAACAGATGCGGTTCTCAAAATTAGATATTTAGCTTGAATTTATCGATCATTCTCGTCTAGCTAGCTACCCCCTTTGAGATAGCTAGCTATGAGTTAGCTCACTTCGCTAACTTATCTGATGTAATGCCAGCTTTTTATATATTAAATTCACTCTTTTGTCGGTGTTATCGTTGTTAATTGCACCACTGTGAGCATGTCATTGTTTAGAGAAGCCAACGCTGGTGGTGTTCTCTCGCATGAAATAACCCAAGCAATTTCTTCAAACTGCTGTGGCGTCCGGTGCCAATGTAGGATAAAGGAAATGCGATAACGTTAGCGTATTTGAAGTGTGGCATATTCTGCTGTCCACTATTGTCTAAATACAATCGGACAACCCAGGGCCACTTTTCCATAAAATGATTGCGATTATTTGGAAGAAAGCTCTCTTCTGCATTTCATCTATTTGTTTGATACCGATCATTTGCAAGCGCATCGGACATTTCTTTCCGTTTTACATTAGAACTGTCATACGATTTGTGAATGGGAGGCAACAGCAGCTTTGCGAACTCTCTCCATACCCATGCCCTTTCTAACGTAATTTTCGCAAAGTAGATCCAAATCAACGCTGACACTAATCGTTCAGCACTCTGTGTTGACCTTTTCATATTAGATTTATTCACACTTCACAGGTGTCAGTCTTTGTTTTTTGCGGATGAGCTCCTGCAGGCACTCTTGGAGGAGATTCTCACCTGTTGTTTTTCTTCACTGCTCGTCTTTGCTGGTGAAGGGGGTTCTGTTCTCAcgcagtgtgtgttttcaatgtTTCTAATAGTTGGTGTGGATGACTACTCAGAGTCTGACGTCATTATTATACCTTCAGCCTTGGATTTTGTATCGCAAGATGAGATGCTGACACCACTGGGAAGACTGGATAAATATGTTGCAAGTGAAAACATTTTTAACAGGTATCAGATACTTTCTTGCCAAACTATAGGCTGCTATTTCTGTATTGTATCTTTCTTTTTGTACACTACTGTGCCAATTTTTTGCCGGAGCTTCACTTCACATTGTTTTTGGTATGACTTCATGTGTGATTTGAACTGATGTCTGGCCTTGTTGATTGTATGGTGTGCGGCActgttgctgtttgtgttttctcaCTTGAGTTTTGCATTTTATGCCTCATAGACAGATGGTGGCCAGAAGTTTATTGGACACATTAAAAGCTGTTAGCGAGGACGAGCGAGATTGCATTGCAGTCTTGGAACGAGTGAGCAAGCTGGCTGACGATTCAGGTAAGCTGCTGCCTCGTGCCTAAACTGAATTGACTGATGACTATATTGTCTCGGTGAATGTTGAAACACTGAGCTCATGACATTGACATacagaattgtttttttgtttttcttcctgaCTTTTGCAGTATTTCATAAGTTTGATGGAACACTCGAGTCTTAATGAGAAGTAACTATTTCATTCATGATATGCATATGTCTTCAGATAgttgttgttatttattatATACACAGTACCACCCACCTGACTTCACTGTTAGATATTTACAGACAAAGTATCTTTTTGTGTGGAAGTCATCAAAGGTTTTTGTTAGTCATACCTAGACAGTGTCTCTGTATCTGTCACAAATACAATGGGTGATTGGCTCAGGACACCGTCCATCAAGGGCCCATGAATCTTTGATGCTGTGGTGTTACTGGCTTGTCCCAGCACTTGCACCTGGCTGCCATTTCACAAAAGGTGAAATCTGCGATCCCAGGCTTTACGGATTAGCTCACAGGCTAGTCGGCTAACCCCTCACAATTTTGTCCCTTGGGGAGCAGCCATGGGAGATTTAGAATGCATGTCCTTGTGCTAAGGGGAAAAGGAAAGGTCGCTGTGCCTGTGTAATGCAATACTTAATTGGGACATGCACATGTTATTATGGTAAGTGCGTGCCCCAGCTAAGATGTAGGAATAATCTCATGTGGTCAGGGCTGTCCTTGAATTATAACAAGCCTTTTGGTGGCCCGATCCGATTTGAAGTGCACTGTACCCCTATTTGGAGAGGCTCAAACATCAAAGCGCTGTATGAACTGTGTAAAATGTCACaattgcttttgttttgttttggtgcagTGTGTGCTGCGTAGGGCTTTAACTGAAGTGGATGCAAGCTTGTTTTGTGCTTGCTTTTTGGTGGATGCTGGAATTCTGAACAGAGTTGAAAAGGCTTAAAGGTTGTACCTCTTGTGCCCTGAGCCAGTTGGCCACAAGCCATGTAGGCCAGCATTTAGTCTTGAACATTCACCATTATAACTGAAACTTGACCCTGGTGTTTCCACCAGAGACATcatctttcctttttttatgGGACATTACAAGCTGCTTCTTTGGGCCAATAAATGCATGTGTTAATATGAGTGTTAATATGAGCCTTTCCCTCTGTCCTTTAGAGCCCACCGTTCGAGCAGAGCTCATGGAACAAGTACCCCACATTGCCATTTTCTGTCAGGAGAACAAACCTTCCATTCCATATGCCTTCTCTAAGTACTTGCTGCCAATTGTAGTGAGATACTTGGCTGATCCGAATAACCAGGTAAGAAgatgggggtgtggggtggggggcgcgGGGATGGCAGGAATGATCTGGAACCATTCGGGAATCATGAGTAAATGTTTTCCCATTGCACTGCATTGTGGATGATTGTGTAGCGATTTTAAGCCATAAAGATTTTTTAAATCAGCTGTTCAATGAATATTGATTACAGAACAGCTGATCTAAAACATCTTAaagttgttttctgttgtggcaACAtggtcttgtttttgttttttttcccctccgtaGGTTCGCAAGACGAGCCAGGCGGCTCTTCTGGtgctgctggagcaggagcTGATCGACCGGGTGGACATTGAGAACCTGGTGTGCCCTGTGCTTGTGGACCTCACGGCCCCGGACAGCAACGATGACGTGAAGACGGAGGCCATGGCGGTGAGTCACATGACCAGACTGGCTATTGGCGCCAGAGGGGCCCAGGAGGAGTACAAGTCATGTGACTGATCTCAGATTCCAAAGAGGAGTTATGGCCTCTGAGTTTCAAAGTGTGTCATGGGacatacacattaaaaaaaatggagaaaaagaCACGACAAGAAGAACAAAGGCCACTGATTGGCTTGTGGTGGTGTGGATCCTCTATGAGGATCACCGGTCTGGCTGTGTTGAGGCCAGAACAGCTGATTTTGGCCTCACACTCAACAAGACTGTTGTCCAACAATGAGACATTTTGAAGCCACTGTACAAGATATCTAACCTTCGTTGGCAGTTGCAGTGGAGTTTATGTTGGCCCCTTCATTGTCTGACTGCgttttgtgggtgtgttcaCTACAGATCATTTGCAAGATGGCCCCCATGGTGGGGAAGGACATCACAGAGCGTCTCTTCCTTCCACGTTTCTGTGAGATGTGCTGTGACTGCAGGATGTTCCACGTGCGCAAGGTCAGTGGGCTCCAGAACTGCTACTgagtgggctgggctggggtgggttggggtagtgtgggctgCAGGCTACACGATGAGAGCTACACACTCTTTCATTGGTTCGTTTTTGTTAGTTTCAGTAGCTGTGTCTGAGACTGAGTGtcaatgtcatttttcacacacTGACAGGTCTGTGCAGCGAATTTCGGAGATATTTGTAGCGTTGTTGGTGGGGAGGCAACCGAAGAGCTGCTGGTATGTACACTGTAATGCCTGAGGTGTTACACAGTTCTGCTCATGTTATACAGGACCTAGAAGGAAAGCCCTTTTGATTTGTGAAAACACAAGATCACAAAATCCTAGAGAGATTGATGCATGTTTTACTGCGATTCTGATGTTCAGACTTGGACAAAGATTCTAAATTCAAAGTCATCTGATTTGAACCTTCACCATATAACTGATCTTTAACTTATCTTCTGTATGTAACATTTAAAATCTTTGCTAGTTGTTTGATTCAGATGAGAAATATCTTTAGCCCTGCTTCGGGCCTATTTGGCCATTGTAAAACATTTGATCCATAGTTCTGTTGAGTAATTTGCATGCTATACCCTTTTAATTTTGTAGCTATAATCATATGCGGCTGTTCCCTGAATTTTCTGGCCATGTTATGTGGAGGGCTCTGTTGACATTTTGTGTTGCCCTCTACCCATGAACTGGGACAGGACATTGCCCTGGGGCGTCCAgtctaagtctctctctctctctctctctctctctctctcttcccccccgtccctctgtttttttgtttttttgcgttTTTCCTTCCCTGCGCTGCGCTCTTTTCCTGTGCAGCTGCCACGCTTTTTCCAGCTCTGCTCGGACAACGTGTGGGGGGTGCGGAAAGCCTGCGCCGAGTGCTTCATGAGCGTTTCCTCTGCCACGTCGCCCGAAGTGCGCCGGACCAAACTCTCATCGCTCTTCATCAACCTCATCAGCGACCCCTCGCGCTGGGTAAGCTTCTCGTAGCCCTCGCGTCCTCCTTCCCACCACCGCCCTTCGTGTCTTTCTGGCTGTTAGCGGCTAGTTGTCGTGTTTTAGTAGTGCTCTAATAAAATGTGGCCTCCATTGTTCGAAGACATTCATGTGGAACGCATTGATGGTAAAATCACAAGCTGCAAAGAAGGACTGCTCTGCTGTCCAGCTCCGCCCAGGCGTCAGCTATGGCCACTGTGGCTGGTCAGTTACAGTAGTCACTCAGCTTAGAGCTGTTTCTATGCAGCTGGAGCAACAGGCCTGGGTGGTAGGTCTTTGTCCagatttcttaaaaaaaaaaaaaaaaagcccacaaCATTCATTATCATCAGTTCTGTGCAGTGATGCATATTTAGAATGTTCAGAAAAACTAAACTTTAATTCAGATGTGCCCTGTTTTATCATGACAGGATACCTGTTGTTTGAATCCTCAACTCCTTTGTGCTGTTCGGACAGGTGAAGCTAATGATCTGGTGCATTGCCTTCCTCAGGTGCGACAAGCTGCCTTTCAGTCTCTGGGTCAGTTCATCTCGACATTTGCCAGCGCCTCCTCTAACGTGGGCCAGTACTtcaaagagggaggggaggagggcgaGTGGACCGCTGAACACTCCCAGAAAAACAGGTACATGGAGCTGAACTTCCTTATCCCTATTATGTTACCACTTAATTCCTTGTTGTATATATTTCAATTATCAGCAGAATAAGGAGCAATAGCACAATAAGTGAGCAGAATCAGTATGTGATTGTTGATTGTCTAAATTTTAGTTTTTCCTCAtttgtcacgtgtgtgtgtgtgtgtgtgtagtgctgagGAGAAGTCATCAAATTCGGACACGAATGCTGCACAAGATTCTCTCACTGCTGCTACGGAGAAGAGTCCAGAGGATTCCCCTGTCGATGTGGAACAGAAGGATAATGTGACCTCTGACGTCTCTCCGGACTCCACTTCCCAGAATTCCTCTCACGCTCAGGGTGATGCGGCGAGCTCATGTCGgatggaagaggaggggaacatggacgttgccgaagagggtggaggagagcaggccGCCGAGGCTCTGAACGGCGACATGTCCTGTTGCCACGGCAACACTGACTCCAGGTGCCTCCTGGGAGAAGTGGAACCCTTGCACAACGCCTCGGAACCTGACCCAGGCCCTCCGAAAGAAGAACCTCCCTACCCGCCCGAGGAGCCCGCCGCGGATCAACAGCAACCCCCCAACTCGGCACAAAGCACCACGGCAGAGGAGCTCCCAGACACACCGCAGAACAATCCAGAGGGCGAGAACCCCGTCtcgtccgccgccgccgccgtcgtcgAAGACTCCGCAGCAGCAGAGGCCAGCGACTCCTCGCCCGCAGCGGCCTCTCCTGTCCAGACGGAGGACATCCCCGAGCAGGAGCTCTACAACTCCTTCCACTTCTGGAGGACGCCCATCGCCGAGATCGACCTGGACctggagctgcaggaggagcaggaagaggagggggcgaGCCACAGCACGCCCCCCAGACGCGCAGGGCCCCCGGTCATAGGGGCCAACATGCTCTCCCCGGCCCTGGGCAGGAAACAGCTGGAGGAGCTCATTGAGAATCTGGAACCGCACATCGATGACCCAGACGTGAAAGGTAAGCGGCCTTGTGTGTTGCCTCATGCATGGATCGTGTTGCCATGTCAGGAGTAGATAACTTGACATGCCTGAAAGTGGTTATGCAGTTGCCTGGGAGTTTCTTTTTGACGCAGCTCTTGTTGTTTGTCAGTGATGTTTCATGTGACGCCAAATTCATAATTTTGAAtgaagagctctgtctctgtgctagagtgtgtgcacacactgtgtttCTAAAGCTCACTGCATGGGAAGTCCATTTTGCGCAGTCAGAATTTCCACACAGTCATTGTTGCACACAGGACACACGGTGTCCACAAAGACTTCCGTATTCTGAGTGAAGTTGGATCAGTTTACTAAGCTGTGagagtgctggtggtggtgctccgATGAAACACTTGCATAGTACATCTCAGACCACCTCACCACCAGGCCTCTCCCTTCACTTGCTGCTGAGGATGGCGAATCACAAGAAAtctgttattttctttctccctcccgcTAATTCAATAACACACAGCCTTCGCTAAGTGCTGCCTGTTGTGGTAGCTGCGACACAAATCTGGTTGCAGAATATGTCCACGTGAACAATGGAGAGGGGGAAGTTGTTGGGTTCCTCTTGGCCGGGCTTGCGAGTCTTAAGCAGATTGCCTGTGTTTTTCTGGTCGAGGGATACAAGCCTGAGTGGCTTTGGCTCTGACTGGACTGGAGGAAATATTTTTGGCATGTGGCCAGCTATCCtaaagcagagaagagagggggggaggagggggagggctgTGGTTTGCCTTGGTCATACCTGACTGTTCATATAGCAACAAAGATATGTCAGAGGAAACCCTAAGGTGTGGCGGCATCTCACTACGCTGTGGCTACCATAGTGAGTCAtgccccttttttttttcttttttttcacacacacaaatccagacTGTGACTTCCTGTTGAAGAAATGAACGGTTACTTCCGTTTGAAGAAGTGAATCAATGAATGAAATGGGTTATACGATCTAATGGATTTCccaaagtttttttgtttggttctATGTTCTATGTACTTTTTTCCCCTACTTGTCACGCAAATAATTTTATCATCTCTAGTATTCATAATtctgtaatgttttatgtaacGGTGTAATAAAGAGTTTGCTGAACATCTGCCTCGTCCGACAGGAGACACCTCCATGTGTCCCTTGTATAAAGCGGTTTAAGCAGCTCCATAAATAGGCCGCCTTTTAAAGGACTCTGGCTGGGAAAAGACCCCTGGGCCTCGGCTGGTTAGTCTCCGAGAGCCTCGGGACGGTTTTGTAACCGACCGCACACCACCACCGTGACGTCCCTCTGTCTCGTCTCGGTCACTTTGCCTCTCCTAGCTCCCTGCTGCCGTCTTTTCCCTGAAGTGCTAGagtctctcttgctttctctctctctttctctctcttgcttgctttctctctctctctctctctctctcactctcacgcctttttctctcttgctttctttttctctcgctttctctctctctctctctccctctctctctctagcataAGTGCCCTATTCAGGGCTGCGTGTCCGTGACTCTGTCTCCGTGTCCGAGAGctcggggtggggtgggacacacacacacacacacacacacacacacacacactggcccatgTTTGCACGTTTGTCCTGGGGGGAAACAGTGAGCCTTTCTTTGTGAGCGGAGGAGAAAACAGCACGAGGTCACGGGTATTGTGCTGGACGGTGCTGTTGCTCAGCTGGGTTATGGATCTAATGAGATGGAACAGGCCAGTGCAGAGTGCAGACGACTAGAAGGGCAGgctgggttctctctctctccctcccaggtcctcctgcctctcctttctcctcaatTGGACTCCGTGGCATTCAGTTCTCAATTATGCAATTTGTATCGACTTatcgagttttttttttttttacttccttCATACACTTACTTACCTGGGTGAATCACTATCTAGTATGTGGGTGTTGGTTGTGCTGGGAAATAATATCATCACTTTTTTTCCCGTGTATACCTACCTGACTCTTCAAACGGCGAACATTTCTGTGCTGTTGTTTGCGATTCAAGGAAAGGAGTGTTGTGGATGaatgggaggtggggggtgtgtgttgcgGTCTGAGAGATCCTTTGTGTCATCACACACAGTTGGGTATGAGTGTTGCCATGGCATGGCAGAAAATGACCTGCAGGAGTTTTCTCTCTCCGCACTAGTTTACACGGCATTTCGCAGATGGGTTCATTTCGTAATGATATCAATGAAGGGAGCTGTTGTAGCAGGGTTTGGGTTTTTTTGCTTCTTCAGAATAGCCTCCTGGTATCTGGTGTTGGCACAGAAGGCTCTTTCTCTGGGCCCTTGTCATAGTGGAGCTCTCCCAGGTCACCAGTTTGCCATGTTGATGAGTTCCCCTCGTTGCGTTTTTATTTGCTGTTCCTTCCTGTATCTTGATTTCAAGTACAAAGCACTCGAGCTACTTTACAGTCAGGGATGGTTATCTCTATCCCAATATGTATTTGAAATGAGATGTGTTATTGCCACTGTTTGATGTTTGAGATCTCTTCATgcatttcattgtgtgtgtgtgtgtgtgtgtgtgtgtgtgtgtgtgtgtgtgtctgtgtctgtgtctatcctAATGTGCCACTGAAATGAGGTGTTGGCTCTGTTGGTGCTTGATctctcttcgtgtgtgtgtgtgtgtgtgtgtgtgtgtgtgtgtgagcagcacagGTGGACGTGCTGACGGCCGCGCTGCGGGCCACGGCCCTGGATGCGCACCTGGAGGACGCCTACCTGGAGCCTCGCCCTGCCCAGGTCTCCCATGACAACCCCTTTGAAGTCCACCAGGTGCCCCTGTTGGACTCCAGCGACCTGGAGGTGAGGCCACGCTGCACcatcaacactgtgtgtgtgtgtatgtgtgtgtgtttgagtgggtgGCACTGTCATCAGGGAAAAGTGCTATGCACTGGATGAAAAAAATAGCACCATATGGGCCataaaagatggagagaggctggaggggaggtggaggggaggtggaggggagatgtggggggaaggaaacaGACGCATTTCCTGCTTTGCTTGCTGagtgaaagtgttttttttgtgtgtgcgtgtgtgtgtggaccagaaTCAGGATCCCACCCTGCAGATCAGCCACGGTGATGACTCGGACATGAGCGACAGCAGCATGAgtccagaagaggagaagagatccAAACAGCAGGTGGGTTCTGGAACTCTTTTTCGCTAGTTCCAGGAACACCAGGAACCATGAGCCCAATGGACCAGTATCGCAATATTGTTACTGAAATAAAGTTGAGAGACAGCGGGTGTTGCGAGATCAAAATAGCGAGTTTATTACACCTTACAAAGTCGTAAGTTAACGTTGCTCAAAGTAATCTCTCCAAGTAGTCTCTCTGCGCATGACTGGCCTTACACTACACACCCACTTATGACACTTTATGACGTTGCTCTGAGAACTGCACTTAGTAGAGTTCAAAGTGTACATGGTAGAGCATGGCGTGATCTGGGCCCCCAGTGATAAGCTGTGGGAAGTACAGTGGTGAACTCCTCACGTGCTTACTCCTAGGAATGAAAGTTGCTTCAGTGCAATCAATCAGACAGCCTGCTGAGTTTAATCAGATGCAACTGAAACTAGATACACAAGAGATTACTGAAATCCCTTCTGTGCTAAGGCCACAGCGGTATGCCTGCCTATTCTCCCCAAACAGGTTGGTATGGCAAATATGCATTCACAGAAGCAGTATAGCCAGATAGCCAAGACTCTTGTTGTGGCTGGTGAATATTTTTCCATATTCCGAGCACTGTGGTCTGAAAGCTGAGATCAGTTCTTGCGGCGTTCGTCTTGTCTGTTAAACACAAGGAAAGGGTCGACTCTTTCCTTTGTGGGGAGTCTTGAAGTGTTTGCACCATGAAGTCACTGCTGGCTACACCTAAACAGGAAGTCCCCTAAGGTCTCAGACAACGCTAGGCAGGCCTTGAGTGAAATAAAGGACTTATTTGTTTAGTTTTGCATAGCAAAATATGGTATATATTATGAAGTATGCTGTCCCCTCCACTGATAATTTCTGGTTGAAGACTATTGAAAGATTATCAACAATTTTAAATCCTGGGCAACGCTGAGTGCTCTGTCTCTGAGGTTTGGTCCATTCCCAGCTACTAGCCGTCtctaacccccctctcctcccccgtgTGGTTCCTTCCAGGACGTGGTTCCGCAGGCCCTGCTGGAGCAGTATCTGTCCATGACGGACCCGTCGCGGGCCCAGACGGTGGACATGGAGATCGCCAAGCACTGTGCCTACAGCCTCCCGGGCGTGGCGTTCACCCTGGGCCGGCAGAACTGGCACTGTCTGCGCGACACCTACGAAACGCTGGCCTCGGACATGCAGGTGGGCACAGTTCACAGAGTTTTGCAAGAGTGTGGCGGTTACTCTAATTTAGAGGGCATGTGTCGTCCCCCGGATTATTCAGGTGTTCTGAAACCTTCAATGGAAGGTGAATCAGCTGGACTGGAGGTGAATCTCTGAAAGTAGTGAAAATGAGTGTGACTGATGTTAAAAAGCCTCCTCTGAATATGTTGAAGATTGGAGAATACATGCAAATGTGTCAGCTGCTAACACTTAACACATGAAGACGTTTTCTTTCACCGTCACTGATTTGCCTTTCTATATCTCTGTTTCCTTGTCGCCTTGCccattctccctctgtctctgactctgTCTCGTTCGCTCTCCCTGCAGTGGAAGGTGCGGCGGACGTTGGCGTTCTCGATCCACGAGCTGGCGCTCATCCTTGGGGACCAGCTCACGGCCTCAGACCTGGTGCCCATCTTTAACAGCTTCCTCAAGGACCTGGACGAGGTGCGGATAGGAGTGCTCAAGCATCTCTACGACTTTCTTAAGGTGAGTGGCGTCCTCAGTTTCTCTTGCTTGTAGAGTTTGGGTTCTGCCTCTCTGTGGGTGGATTGATTGTTGTCCCCATATTGAAGGGTCCGGTCACATGAGCTTGAAGAGTCACATTTTATGCTTCTTACAGTTTGTCAATTTGTTAACAAAGCCCATGTTTAGAATTTAGCACTTTAGGATTTAGAAGTTGGTTTGAAGTTTTAGGAAATCTTTTGGAGGAACAAATACAACCTCCCAGCTGACATTTGTCCCATTATTTTTGGCTACTAGGCAGTACTGTGTGGTTTTGCAAAACAACACCACCGACGCATGACCATAGTATTGGATTCAGGTTGGCAGGGAGTAAATGTCAGTTGACGTGTTGGTCCGTTCTTGTGGTGTTAAGTAGCTCTTCTGCTTTTTTGGCGGCGGTCAGCTTTTACATCAAGAGACGCGGCGCAAGTATCTCTACCAGCTTCAGGAGTTCCTCGTCACGGACAACAGTCGAAACTGGCGCTTCAGATCCGAACTCTCTGAGTAAGTCTCCTCATTGGATATTCAGTCCTAttctgctctgttttttttcaccccttctttcttttctttccagtTGTTTCTTTCTACTTGTTCTGATGTGTTATGCATTAGGATTCCTTCAAGACAGGgaattttttctttctttcttttgtatcAGGTTCATGAATTTCTTACTATCTGGTTCTAGCTGTGAATCTTTGTCAGGCACAGTCCCTTGTTACACACCCACTCTCCAGTGCAGTGTTCTACTCTATTAAAGTATTCTATTAGAGACTGGAGTATTCCGTTCTATTCCAGCAGGGCTACATTGC
This is a stretch of genomic DNA from Sardina pilchardus chromosome 19, fSarPil1.1, whole genome shotgun sequence. It encodes these proteins:
- the ppp4r1 gene encoding serine/threonine-protein phosphatase 4 regulatory subunit 1 isoform X3 — translated: MLTPLGRLDKYVASENIFNRQMVARSLLDTLKAVSEDERDCIAVLERVSKLADDSEPTVRAELMEQVPHIAIFCQENKPSIPYAFSKYLLPIVVRYLADPNNQVRKTSQAALLVLLEQELIDRVDIENLVCPVLVDLTAPDSNDDVKTEAMAIICKMAPMVGKDITERLFLPRFCEMCCDCRMFHVRKVCAANFGDICSVVGGEATEELLLPRFFQLCSDNVWGVRKACAECFMSVSSATSPEVRRTKLSSLFINLISDPSRWVRQAAFQSLGQFISTFASASSNVGQYFKEGGEEGEWTAEHSQKNSAEEKSSNSDTNAAQDSLTAATEKSPEDSPVDVEQKDNVTSDVSPDSTSQNSSHAQGDAASSCRMEEEGNMDVAEEGGGEQAAEALNGDMSCCHGNTDSRCLLGEVEPLHNASEPDPGPPKEEPPYPPEEPAADQQQPPNSAQSTTAEELPDTPQNNPEGENPVSSAAAAVVEDSAAAEASDSSPAAASPVQTEDIPEQELYNSFHFWRTPIAEIDLDLELQEEQEEEGASHSTPPRRAGPPVIGANMLSPALGRKQLEELIENLEPHIDDPDVKAQVDVLTAALRATALDAHLEDAYLEPRPAQVSHDNPFEVHQVPLLDSSDLENQDPTLQISHGDDSDMSDSSMSPEEEKRSKQQDVVPQALLEQYLSMTDPSRAQTVDMEIAKHCAYSLPGVAFTLGRQNWHCLRDTYETLASDMQWKVRRTLAFSIHELALILGDQLTASDLVPIFNSFLKDLDEVRIGVLKHLYDFLKLLHQETRRKYLYQLQEFLVTDNSRNWRFRSELSEQLVLLLELYSAQDVYDYLRPLAFKLCTDRVSSVRWTSYRLVSEIIRKVSTCPSLLVDFLSELVEKFCHCPKWSGRQAFAFVCQLVIEDGCLSLEQFSEHLLAPLLQLATDPVPNVRVLLAKTIRQSILEREYFLNSANCHNEALEHTLVALQMDMDKDVKYFASVHPSSTRINEDAMSTTSSTY